The genomic window CAAGATAATAGATATTTTGCTAAAGCTGCTAAAGTACCTATGTTAGAACCATCTGACAGTCAAGAGGCTAAGGATTTTGTGAAGGTAGGATATGAGATTAGTGAAAAGTATGATGTTCCTGTTCTTTTGAGATTGACTACAAGGATTTGCCATAGTAAAGGCATGGTTGACATGGATGATAGGAAAGATGTTGAAATTAAAGAATATACTAAAGATATTCCTAAATATGTAGCAGCTCCTGCCAATGCAAGGGTACTGCATGTTAAGTTAGAAGAAAAGCTTAAGGAACTTGAAAAATTCAGTAATGAGACAGAATTAAATAAAATTGAATGGAATGATAAGAAGATAGGTATAGTTACCTCAGGCATTGCTTATCAATATGCAAAAGAGGCCTTTGGTAAAGAGGCATCATATCTTAAACTAGGATTTACATTTCCGTTACCTAAAGATAAGATAAGGGATTTTTCAAAAAAAGTGGAAAAATTATATGTGATAGAAGAATTAGAACCATATATAGAAACAGAGATTAGGGCAATGGGTATAGAAGTTACTGGTAAGGATAAGCTTCCAGTAGTTGGGGAATTAAATCCAGACATTATAGCCAAGACCTTATTGGATGATATAACACCGATTATAGATATGGATGAAGATAAAGTAGTAGGTAGACCTCCTACAATGTGTGCGGGCTGTCCCCATAGAGGATTTTTCTATGAATTGAGCAAGAAAAAAGATGTGGTAGTAACAGGAGATATAGGATGTTATACATTGGGAGCATCACCACCATTATTAGCTACTGATACAGTAATATGCATGGGTGCCAGTATAAGTGCAGGTCATGGTTTTAAACAGGCTAGCGAAAAGAATAATAGATCTAAAAAAGTCTTTAGTGTTATAGGAGACTCTACATTTTTCCACTCTGGAATCACTGGATTATTGGATATAGTTTATAATAATGGAAATGTCACAGTGGTAATCTTGGATAATAGGATTACTGGTATGACTGGACATCAAGAAAACCCTGGTACTGGTTATACAATAAAGGGAGAGCCTACAGAAGAAATAGATTTGGTAAAACTTTGTGAAGCAGTAGGCATAAAAGATATAAATATTATAAATCCATTGGATTTAAAAGAAACTAGAGAAGCTATAGACAGATCTATGTCTTTGGATAAACCTAATGTTATTATAACAAAATG from Clostridiisalibacter paucivorans DSM 22131 includes these protein-coding regions:
- the iorA gene encoding indolepyruvate ferredoxin oxidoreductase subunit alpha, with translation MKKLLTGNEAVARGAYEAGVTFASAYPGTPSTEILENIALYDEIYSEWAPNEKVAVEATVGASIAGARAMAAMKHVGLNVAADPFFTFAYTGVNGGCIIVSADDPGMHSSQNEQDNRYFAKAAKVPMLEPSDSQEAKDFVKVGYEISEKYDVPVLLRLTTRICHSKGMVDMDDRKDVEIKEYTKDIPKYVAAPANARVLHVKLEEKLKELEKFSNETELNKIEWNDKKIGIVTSGIAYQYAKEAFGKEASYLKLGFTFPLPKDKIRDFSKKVEKLYVIEELEPYIETEIRAMGIEVTGKDKLPVVGELNPDIIAKTLLDDITPIIDMDEDKVVGRPPTMCAGCPHRGFFYELSKKKDVVVTGDIGCYTLGASPPLLATDTVICMGASISAGHGFKQASEKNNRSKKVFSVIGDSTFFHSGITGLLDIVYNNGNVTVVILDNRITGMTGHQENPGTGYTIKGEPTEEIDLVKLCEAVGIKDINIINPLDLKETREAIDRSMSLDKPNVIITKWPCVLKKMKAEEIEEYKLNDRKICYVDNEECKKCKMCLKVGCPAISFDPSVGAIIDDAMCVGCDVCLQVCPFGAIKKTE